caatgggtgacgtcacacatgctctgtccattaatattatacagtctatgtcaACTCCAAGCTTATCTGAGGTTCAGAAGTAAGATGCAGTTAACGCTTTTGTTAGACCACAGTCTCTGTGTTTTCAGGTGGACAAGGTTGTTTTCTGTGAGGTTGTTCTGTTTTTCCTAAGAATAATCATTAACTTTCCTGTTATTACTTGACAGGTGTGTGAAAGTGTCATCATTTGGATCTGTCAGCCACTTCGGAAAAGAAAACAAGGTCTGTGGTCTCTTCACAGCCTAATCACTATCGTAAAggaaactagaagggcactcgcaATGATAACGAAAGTGAAAAACAATTTGTGTATCCTCCCCGTGACTCGGatccatttaaaaatgtaatgagttcttccttggcccatgcaaCACTCTTCCACCACATTTCATGAAAATTGGGCCAGGAATTTTTGccataatcctgctgacaaacaaacagaccGAAAATTTAACCACCTTGGCAGAGGTAACCAGTAGCTACTgcagaaaaaaactatttttgtgattatttttgtGACAGCAGATAATATTACAACACTAAAATCCCTTTCAACTTTGCAaagttatgtgtttgtgtcattaATGTTGTAAGATTGAggaatggtggacccaaatgcagagagagagaagcaggcaggagcagcgttGAAACTCAGATTTAATGGACAAAAAAGGAGGGGAGCAAACAACAAAAGAAGTCCTGATGGCAACAGGCAAAAAGGTATAAGGtacaaaaaacaagaacagggaATCCAGGGAGCCGTGACAAATACAggaacacacactgacaggacaaagacacaaagtaaagctagaTACGacgagacagaaaacagactatcaaaataaaacaggaaaccaggacagcagacaggaaacatgaaatgaactaaacacagagacttgacacaacaagacgagacacaacagaaatatgcaaaacaagaaacatacagaaatctacaaacacagggaatataaacaaataaacaataaagacaacagaaatgaacaaatatGTAACAGAAATAACCCAAAACCATAACAATTAAGATGTATTATATCCATGACAGTTCTCTGTATTATTGAAAACAGAAATGTCTATACTAAGCATGAATATGAAATGTGACCTCGTTATTTGTCAGCCAACAGGTGCTGGAAATCGCTGCCTGGATTGTTCAGTAGAACAAAACTGTCCATATTCGGCATGCAAAATCTACCTGGATAGAGTGAAACAGGTTAACATTTCAACCAATTATCTATTATACTTTACCATCTGTGAACATAATTCTTTACTTGCTGTACATGattttatatttactgtatgtatgtatgtatgcgtgtatgcatgTGCGCTAGGGTCACACCGGCTGGCCTGTATCAGTCATATGTCCGAGCTCGTTCCCAGACATCGAGTCAGTAACTGAGGCCCTGAGGACTGGACCATATGGCCGCTGTGTCTACGAGTGTGACAATGACGTCTGCAGTAACCAGGTCAGAAAACACTGTAACACACCTTAAGACATGGCTCTTAATCTCCATGGCGCAACATACTGTGCTATTCCTCTGTAACCCATTAAGCTTCATTGCTGCTAAAATAAAACTTCATCATTTCAGCTGATATTTTCAGACTGCTGCTAATTCCCTAATGCCTCGTCCTGTTTATCTGTTCTATTGGCCCAGGTTGTTAACATGGAGTTTGAAGGGGGTCTGACGGCAGCCTTTTCCATGGTGGCGTTCACCGAGGAGCTATGCAAGCGAAAAACAACCATCTATGGCAGCAAGGTAGGAAGTGGAAGGAATGTGCATTGcaaaaaaggaaagggaaagaaatgctaaAACTGAAGATACAAGAAATGCTACCAAGAAAGGAAGCCAGCAGGAAAAATATACAGCCACTGGCATATTCAGCTACTGGCTCACAAAAAATCAAAGTAATTCtaccttaaaaaaaagtgtttatacATTGCAGAAAGGGGTGACAAAATCAAATAGTAGTGTTCCTACTGTATCATGGTTTGACCAAACAAAATCctattgtactgtatgttgccTAGCTCTAACTCTGCTTCTGAGATGGATGCTTCAGTTAAATACAGCCTATATAATGAACTGTGTCTTCACAGGGGGAGCTGTCATGTGACAGCCATGAGGTACGCGTGTTTGACTTTCTGACCCaaagatccacaaagcacacgGCACGCAATGACGCCCCCAGGCAGTTTGGCATGAGTGGACATGGTGGAGCAGACTACCACCTGATGGATGCCTTTATTTCTGCTGTGGCAGTAAGTGCTTATAAAtactttaattttattttgtcaatgtatagtttcctgttttgttttcccCTTGGCCAACTCCAGAATAAACTAAATTAGTTGTTGAACAGCGTTGATTTATTTGAACCTTTGCCTTATATTGACAGTTGACCTGTACTTGCAGTTGTTTGGCCAGATTAAGAACAGATTAAGAATATTCCCTGTATTTACATTGTTGTACCTGTGGATAAGGTACTAATACTAATTTCATGTATAGGACTTGGAAACACTGACTGTGATGGTTgattagctgtgtgtgtgtgtgtgtgtgtgtgtgtgtgtgtgtgtgtgtgtgtgtgtgtgtgtgtgtgtgcagaaaaaCGATCCATCCCTGATCCGTGCGGGTCCTAAGGAGACGCTGCTGAGCCATTTGCTGGTGTTTGAAGCTGAGCGTTCGCGACTGGAGAGCAGGGTGGTATACTGTGGTGACACTGGCCAGAGCTAGACACGACTGAAAAACACAATGACATTAAACTGATCTCACCTTAAAAATCAAACACTATAATGAAATGGATAATGAAACTCCTCTTGCTTCTACTATCAACTGAACTGAGGGCAAAATTGTGTAATGAGGCTGATTGTTTAGTTCATATTGCTcagggaaatgtgtgtgtgtgtctgtaaagttaaagttaaatttAGAAGTACTATGATGCCAAGAACTTGATCATTGTTGTTAAGCAAAATTAATGCTCTTTGATCGAGTAGTGTCCATGTAAAATATTCTCATAATTTCTAGTAAAAACGGGGACATCTGTGTAATTTAAATTGTCTTTGAATCATTGTTTGCTCTTAATGTCATCCCACACACAATATGAGTTTTCCCACCGGTGTCAGTGTGCAGAATATATTTCAGGATGTTTATGAATGCTGACCAGTTTGTTGAGAGTTTATCTGTCACTCTGAGCAGCTTCTTGAAATGCTcagttaaatatttaaaaacaactgaGCTATAGAGAGAATACACTAAATaacttaaatacatttattgaattACAATTGAATTAAGTAAGTACCTCTGGCTGTGAACAAATGCACATTAATATACTATATGCATACTGTAAATATACCAGTAGCTCTCACATTTTTTGTTATTCCCTGTTGAATAACTGACACATTGAAGCTTCACATGCCGATCTAAACATTCATAGAGCATAATAAACTTTTAGAAAATGTAAAAGCTCAGCAGAGACTTGTTTCTCAGTGTGCAATAGCTTATGGCAGCTCCAAGGAGCATCATCTACTGTAAACATCAGTCTGTCTTCTTTTTCCTCTGAATCTGAGGGACACATAATGAAGAAAAACTTTTTTGTAATGTCTGCCAGGGCATATAGTAAATCTCATGAAATTAgctgcagtggttcccaaactgggGAGGGGGCGCCGGAGTTATAAcggttatatttatttaaatataaataaataatgcatgGTTCAGCTGCACTGCTAGCAAAGCATGGACAAATTTGTGAAAGGACTTCTGGGTAAACGTAAGGCAGACGACGAAGCTAGACCAACACCACAACTACCAAAACAAAGGCAAGAAAACTGtacatatttttaataaatttgaagaaattgaaaatcttttcaGTTATACTCACCTTCGTATTGACCAGTTTCAGGAGATCATGTCTACTCACTGGCTCCTTTGCAACCAGCAGCAGTGACTCCACCATGTCTGGGTCATCACTGAGGCATCACAGAGATTGCAAATTCATATGTGCAGTTTTTTCAAGTGTACAAGAGGTTGATTAATGAGTACGGTATTGCTAGATGTCTGCCTGTGTATATTTTTATTCTATATCATTGATCTTTGAGTGTCATGTCTGATACCTGCACActtaaaaaagattaaaaaaaacacctacGCAGGTGCAGGGGTCGCAGAAGCAGTGGTGAAGTTTACAGCTGTGGGGGTCATTCCCAGGAGCTGCCCAGCAATGGCACTGAGGCTGTCAATGTCCTGGAGGTGAGAAAGTATATTAATATGCTGTAGCAGCAACTGGCATTTTAAAAAGTTTCTAGGCTCCCATGttccatttttcttttcacaAATATGAGGTTGCTAAAAGACCCCGATGGTTTTTGGAATTTCAGAAA
The genomic region above belongs to Sander lucioperca isolate FBNREF2018 chromosome 12, SLUC_FBN_1.2, whole genome shotgun sequence and contains:
- the zgc:154075 gene encoding putative oxidoreductase YteT isoform X1, with the translated sequence MGQNSLQGARMTSPVRVIVVGAGSRGEIYSQYASVHPDRVKVVGVADPRKFARTKLQQQHKIVDENIFDDWHSIVERERFANAVLICTPDRLHKEPAVAFAKKGYHILLEKPMATTAEDCMAIVEACTQSGVMLSVGHVLRYDPVIHKIKELIDAGVIGDVMHIQHFEPVGFYHFAHSFVRGNWRNEAESSFALLAKSCHDIDLIHHWAGARRCVKVSSFGSVSHFGKENKPTGAGNRCLDCSVEQNCPYSACKIYLDRVKQGHTGWPVSVICPSSFPDIESVTEALRTGPYGRCVYECDNDVCSNQVVNMEFEGGLTAAFSMVAFTEELCKRKTTIYGSKGELSCDSHEVRVFDFLTQRSTKHTARNDAPRQFGMSGHGGADYHLMDAFISAVAKNDPSLIRAGPKETLLSHLLVFEAERSRLESRVVYCGDTGQS
- the zgc:154075 gene encoding putative oxidoreductase YteT isoform X2, translating into MTSPVRVIVVGAGSRGEIYSQYASVHPDRVKVVGVADPRKFARTKLQQQHKIVDENIFDDWHSIVERERFANAVLICTPDRLHKEPAVAFAKKGYHILLEKPMATTAEDCMAIVEACTQSGVMLSVGHVLRYDPVIHKIKELIDAGVIGDVMHIQHFEPVGFYHFAHSFVRGNWRNEAESSFALLAKSCHDIDLIHHWAGARRCVKVSSFGSVSHFGKENKPTGAGNRCLDCSVEQNCPYSACKIYLDRVKQGHTGWPVSVICPSSFPDIESVTEALRTGPYGRCVYECDNDVCSNQVVNMEFEGGLTAAFSMVAFTEELCKRKTTIYGSKGELSCDSHEVRVFDFLTQRSTKHTARNDAPRQFGMSGHGGADYHLMDAFISAVAKNDPSLIRAGPKETLLSHLLVFEAERSRLESRVVYCGDTGQS